In Paenarthrobacter sp. GOM3, a single window of DNA contains:
- a CDS encoding RidA family protein, whose translation MSPIQRLRPAGLVNSPAFSHVAVVPPGATTIYVGGQNAVDQSGKLVGEGDAAIQSARALQNAQTALEAAGAGLGDVIHWTVLFVEGADLAAGYGAIAAQLASEEPPLVTAAFVAGLGVPGALVEISAVAAVVSP comes from the coding sequence ATGTCACCTATTCAACGCCTCCGCCCAGCCGGACTGGTCAACAGCCCTGCCTTCAGCCATGTCGCCGTCGTTCCTCCCGGCGCCACCACCATCTACGTCGGCGGCCAGAACGCCGTGGACCAGAGCGGAAAACTGGTCGGGGAAGGCGATGCGGCCATCCAGTCCGCACGCGCCCTGCAAAATGCCCAAACCGCGCTCGAAGCCGCGGGTGCCGGCCTCGGCGACGTGATCCATTGGACTGTGCTCTTCGTCGAAGGTGCAGACCTCGCGGCAGGCTATGGAGCGATTGCCGCGCAACTCGCTTCGGAGGAGCCACCCCTGGTTACGGCAGCTTTCGTGGCGGGCCTGGGCGTACCCGGTGCGCTGGTGGAGATCAGTGCGGTAGCCGCCGTCGTCAGCCCTTAG
- the arfB gene encoding alternative ribosome rescue aminoacyl-tRNA hydrolase ArfB, whose protein sequence is MDLRIPPSLTIPAAELSWRFSRSSGPGGQHVNTTDTRAELMWNVADSAAITEEQREILLQRLGRRLVSGVITVTASEERSQLRNRELALAKLADLIAAGLAPESVRRPSKPTRGSARRHRAAKEQRSATKQQRRRPAAD, encoded by the coding sequence ATGGACCTGCGCATCCCGCCCTCGCTGACGATCCCCGCCGCTGAACTCAGCTGGCGGTTCTCGCGATCCTCGGGACCGGGAGGGCAGCACGTCAACACCACCGACACCCGTGCCGAACTCATGTGGAACGTCGCGGACTCTGCTGCCATCACCGAGGAGCAGCGGGAGATCCTGCTCCAGCGCCTTGGTCGCAGGCTCGTCTCAGGCGTCATAACCGTGACGGCGTCCGAAGAGCGGTCCCAGCTTCGCAACAGGGAGCTTGCCCTTGCAAAGCTGGCCGACCTCATTGCGGCGGGGCTCGCTCCGGAGTCCGTCCGCCGCCCTTCCAAACCCACCCGCGGTTCCGCACGACGCCACCGGGCGGCGAAGGAACAGCGGTCGGCAACCAAGCAACAACGACGCCGGCCTGCCGCCGATTAG
- a CDS encoding dihydrofolate reductase family protein gives MNDTPATLTVDLIISLDGYASAEGWPGWWGLESPEYLVWLEEEGKKEFTTLMGANTYRVMSGMSEQATGADSGFSEEEGAALTGLAAMRKVIFSSSLQEPLAWPNSELVRGDAVEAVRRMKETGTGRLMTLGSLSLCRSLLVAGLVDRYRLVVFPVITGRTGRERIYDGYPDVSLEMVGSRTFGGGLQMLEYIPTLIDGPPAGRG, from the coding sequence ATGAACGACACGCCCGCAACGTTGACAGTGGATCTGATCATTTCACTGGACGGTTATGCCTCAGCCGAAGGATGGCCGGGGTGGTGGGGCTTGGAAAGTCCGGAGTACCTGGTTTGGCTCGAGGAAGAGGGTAAAAAGGAATTCACCACCTTGATGGGGGCGAACACCTACAGGGTCATGTCGGGCATGTCCGAGCAGGCCACCGGGGCAGACTCTGGGTTTTCCGAGGAGGAGGGCGCCGCCCTGACCGGGTTGGCTGCCATGCGCAAGGTGATTTTCTCCTCTAGCCTGCAGGAACCTTTGGCCTGGCCAAACTCGGAGCTCGTGCGCGGAGATGCGGTGGAGGCGGTGCGAAGGATGAAGGAAACCGGAACAGGGAGGTTGATGACCCTCGGCAGCCTCAGTCTCTGCCGATCCTTGCTCGTCGCAGGTTTGGTTGACAGGTACAGGCTGGTCGTTTTCCCCGTTATCACCGGCCGAACCGGACGGGAGCGAATCTACGATGGCTATCCGGACGTTTCCCTAGAAATGGTAGGGAGCAGGACGTTTGGAGGCGGGCTGCAGATGCTCGAGTACATTCCCACCCTTATCGACGGCCCACCGGCCGGCCGAGGGTGA